The sequence CGCACCGACCTCTGGGGCTACGCGGCCGACGAGGCGCTGAGCAACGAAGACCTGATCAAGGAGAAGTACCAGGGCATCCGCCCGGCGCCTGGTTACCCCGCCTGCCCGGACCACTCGGTCAAGCGCCCGATGTTCGAACTGCTGCAGTGCGAAGACATCGGCATGGGCCTGACCGAAAGCCTGGCCATGCTGCCGGCGGCCAGCGTGAGCGGCTTCTACCTGAGCCACCCTGAGAGCGCCTATTTCAACGTAGGCAAGATCGGCGAGGATCAGGTGGCCGATCTGGCGCAGCGCAGCGCGGTGGCCGAGAAAGAGCTGCAGCGCTGGCTGGCGCCGAATCTTTAAGCTTGTTTCAACCCTGCCTGGAACCGAACACCGCCCTGTGGGTCAGTTTTCGGGAACCTTTCTTCACTTCAACCGACATTGAACACATGAACGCGATCAACAACCTCTTCAACCAACCCCGCTTGGGCGTGATCCTGCTGCGCTGGACGCTCGCCATCCTCATGATCTTTCACGGCTGGGCCAAGGTGACCGGCGGCGTGGGCGGCATTGAGGGCATGCTGGTGGCCAAGGGCCTGCCCGGCGCACTGGCCTACGGCGTGTACCTGGGCGAACTGATCGCCCCGCTGTTCCTGCTGGTGGGCGTGTGGGTGGTGCCGGCGGCGCTGGTGATCGCGATCAACATGGCGTTTGCCCTCGCCCTCGTCCATGCGGGCCACTTCATGGACATCACCAATACCGGCGGCTGGCGCCTGGAGTTGCAGGCGTTCTTCTTGATGACTGCGCTGGTGGTGGCTTTCACGAACAAGCTGGGCCCCAACAAGGGGTGATGCACCCCCTGCTCTGCCTCAGACATTCATGATGGAAACCGACCGGGCATTCAGGTAGGCCTCCATCGCCTCAGGCCCGCCCTCCGAGCCGTAGCCCGAATCCTTGATGCCGCCGAACGGCATTTCGGCCGAGGGCATGGCGGGCATGTTGACCCACAGCATGCCCACCTCGACGCGGCGCGCCAGCAGGTCGGCGTTTTTCAACGAACGCGTGAAGGCGTAGCCGGCCAGGCCGAAGGGCAGGCGGTTGGCCTCGGCAATCGCTTCGTCCAGGGTATTGAAGCTGCGCACCGCGGCCATGGGGCCGAAGGGCTCGTCGTTGAACACGCGCGCGTCCAGCGGCACGTCGGTCAGGATGGTGGGCTGCCAGAAGTTGCCGGCTTCACCGATGCGCTCGCCGCCGGTGGCCAGCGTGGCGCCGCGCTCCACGGCGTCTTTGGTGAATTCGGCCATGGCCGTCACGCGGCGCGGGTTGGCCAGCGGGCCCATCTGCGTGCCTTCGGCTGAACCGTCGCCCACCGAGAGGCCGGCGGCGTGTTTCACCAGCGCGGCCGAGAACTCCCTGGCAATGCTCTCGTGCACCAGGAAACGCGTGGGCGAAATGCAGACCTGGCCCGCGTTGCGGAACTTGGCGCCGCCCGCGGTCTTCACGGCAAGTGCCACGTCCGCGTCTTCGGCCACGATCACCGGCGCGTGCCCACCCAGCTCCATGGTCACGCGCTTCATGTGCTGGCCGGCCATGGCGGCGAGCTGTTTGCCCACCGGCGTGGAGCCGGTGAAGGTGATCTTGCGGATGACCGGGTGCGCGATGAGGTAGGTGGAGATCTCCGACGGCGTGCCGTAGACCAGCCCCAACACGCCGGGCGGCAGGCCGGCGTCGGCAAAGGCGCGCACCAGCTCGGCCGGCGCGGCCGGGGTTTCTTCGGGCGCCTTCACGATCATGGAACAGCCCGTGGCGAGCGCCGCGGCCAGTTTGCGCACGACCTGGTTGACGGGGAAGTTCCACGGCGTGAACGCGGCCACCGGGCCGACCGGGTCCTTGAGCACCATCTGGCGCATGGCGAGGTTGCCGCGCGAGGGCACGATGCGGCCGTACACCCGCAGGCCTTCGTCGGCGAACCATTCGATGATGTCGGCCGCGGCCATGGCCTCGCCCTTGGCCTCGGCGAGCGGCTTGCCCTGCTCTTGCGTGAGCAGCGCGGCAATGGCGCCGGCGCGCTCGCGCATCAGCGCGGCAGCGGCGCGCATGACCTTGGCGCGTTCGATGGGCGGCTTGTCGCGCCAGATTTCAAAGCCTTTTTGCGCGGCGTCCAGCGCCAGGTCGAGGTCGGCCTGGCGTGCGTGGGCCACCCGGCCGATCTCTTGGCCGGTGGCCGGGTTGAACACGGCCAGCGTCTCGCCAGCGGCGGCGTCGCGCCATTGGCCGTGGATGAACAGTTGGGTGTGGGGGTAGCTCATGGTGTCTCCTGCTTCAGATGGGGGAAGCCGGAAACCATACCAGTTGCATCGCGGCACCACAGGACAAGGTCATGTGGCGCGCGGCCCGTCTCCTGTCAGCCGCCCGGTGTGACCACCCGCCGGTACTGCACCGCTTCGGCGATGTGCGCCACGCCCACCGTGTCGCTGCCCGCGAGGTCGGCGATGGTGCGCGCCACCCGCAGGGCGCGGTGGGTGCCGCGCGCGCTCCAGCCCAGGCGCGCGGCCGCGGTGTGCAGGAACTTGACGGCCAAGGC is a genomic window of Hydrogenophaga sp. RAC07 containing:
- a CDS encoding NAD-dependent succinate-semialdehyde dehydrogenase, with protein sequence MSYPHTQLFIHGQWRDAAAGETLAVFNPATGQEIGRVAHARQADLDLALDAAQKGFEIWRDKPPIERAKVMRAAAALMRERAGAIAALLTQEQGKPLAEAKGEAMAAADIIEWFADEGLRVYGRIVPSRGNLAMRQMVLKDPVGPVAAFTPWNFPVNQVVRKLAAALATGCSMIVKAPEETPAAPAELVRAFADAGLPPGVLGLVYGTPSEISTYLIAHPVIRKITFTGSTPVGKQLAAMAGQHMKRVTMELGGHAPVIVAEDADVALAVKTAGGAKFRNAGQVCISPTRFLVHESIAREFSAALVKHAAGLSVGDGSAEGTQMGPLANPRRVTAMAEFTKDAVERGATLATGGERIGEAGNFWQPTILTDVPLDARVFNDEPFGPMAAVRSFNTLDEAIAEANRLPFGLAGYAFTRSLKNADLLARRVEVGMLWVNMPAMPSAEMPFGGIKDSGYGSEGGPEAMEAYLNARSVSIMNV
- a CDS encoding DoxX family protein, with translation MNAINNLFNQPRLGVILLRWTLAILMIFHGWAKVTGGVGGIEGMLVAKGLPGALAYGVYLGELIAPLFLLVGVWVVPAALVIAINMAFALALVHAGHFMDITNTGGWRLELQAFFLMTALVVAFTNKLGPNKG